In the genome of Anabaena cylindrica PCC 7122, the window ACCAGTAGCAATTAATTCTTGAGAAATCTTCTGCACAGTATTAATGGGAATTGCAAATCCTAAACCTTGAGCGCCTTGGATAATTGCTGTGTTCATGCCGATCACTTCACCACGAATATTTAGCAATGGTCCGCCAGAGTTACCAGGGTTAATTGCTGCATCTGTTTGTAAATAATCCACACGCTTATCACTAGCACCAATAGCACTACTAGAACGATCTGTAGCACTAATAATTCCAGATGTAACTGTATTATTTAAACCTAAAGGATTACCAATGGCAATTACAGCTTCTCCTGGTTGCAACACATTGGAATTGCCTAAAGCTAGAGTTGGTAGATTATTGGCTTCAATTTTAATTACTGCTACATCTGTAACTGGGTCTTCTCCTAAGACTTTACCATCAAAAGTTCGACCGTCTTTGAGTGTAACTGTAACTTGGTCAGCACCATCGACTACGTGGGAATTAGTCAAAATTTGACCGGAGGAATTAATAATAAATCCAGAACCACTACCCCTTTCTACCCTTTCTCTTGCCTGTGGTACTCTGTCAAACCTGCGAAAAAATGGATCTGAAAATTGTTCTGGTACTCGAGATGTGATGGTTCTGGCAGAATCAATGCGAACCACTGCACCGCCCACTTTTTGTACTACTCCAACTAC includes:
- a CDS encoding HhoA/HhoB/HtrA family serine endopeptidase; this encodes MKTKNHNLAQQGRGWMLITGLAVVVLSGCSSLNSRTLEAEQNITQAQNTTTPASVFAPPPIIAATGDPNFVVGVVQKVGGAVVRIDSARTITSRVPEQFSDPFFRRFDRVPQARERVERGSGSGFIINSSGQILTNSHVVDGADQVTVTLKDGRTFDGKVLGEDPVTDVAVIKIEANNLPTLALGNSNVLQPGEAVIAIGNPLGLNNTVTSGIISATDRSSSAIGASDKRVDYLQTDAAINPGNSGGPLLNIRGEVIGMNTAIIQGAQGLGFAIPINTVQKISQELIATGKVDHPYLGVEMITLTPEIKERILSRSRGRVNLVAEQGVLLINIVSNSPAAIGGLRPGDVIKTINNQPINKIEEVQKLVENTKVGNPLQIQVERDGKVAQLIVKPAPLPMRTEN